Proteins encoded in a region of the Veillonella parvula genome:
- a CDS encoding ATP-dependent RecD-like DNA helicase gives MDAIRGFVYRTIYENTQRTYCVFILKDYNEEYITCTGKFESPKEGEDIEVRGRYVEHEKYGRQFDASSVEKLKPDNMGAAKTYLLNLGIKGFGEKSVEKVLEYFGIRILEILREERPEEIKDVPGLRKSVKDELFNTLLGEGILSDLNHFFESHHISSKWSRIVYTYYGVQSVAVIEDNPYTLLRVAPDMLFGTADTLAEHLGINGSDTRRLEAGLEWILRSLDNQGHTCLPVDQLIGRLDDLLQTDVDDIANFIESLLEQGALYSTYYEDILYIYPPEMYVSEVEGVHYTREFLLEADPIALDISSFIEKFERDNYIIFGDAQKEAIQLSFFEKFSLITGGPGTGKTTIIKALVKGFQLGGLGRIILCAPTGRAAKRLTEATEFEATTIHRLLVPVQGSDSYDFTKNEDDPLDIDVIIIDEASMLNVRLFYSLMAAIPKEAHVIIVGDVDQLPPIGAGFVLKDLLDSDCVPYTRLNQIYRQSSGNTIVESAYAINRGEMPNLEGVSEEFSFIPVKSYDMMMKAIIDVYKREQETIEDELDIQIISPMRRGEAGSTLISQYVQQAVNPPDSYKGEVRVNGITYRVGDKVIQILNDYELEVFNGEIGVIYAITRTDICIRFIHKEVRLPIDEAHMIMPAYAITVHKSQGSEYGVVIIPFVPRYGGMLQRNLLYTAVTRAKRKVIIVGTTSAVERAVRTVNADERYTLFKERLQGRCDS, from the coding sequence ATGGACGCCATACGAGGATTTGTATACCGAACTATATATGAGAATACACAACGTACATATTGCGTGTTTATCCTAAAAGATTATAATGAGGAATACATTACTTGTACTGGCAAATTTGAGTCTCCTAAAGAAGGGGAAGACATCGAAGTACGGGGCCGCTATGTAGAACATGAAAAGTACGGCCGCCAATTTGATGCGAGCAGTGTTGAAAAGTTAAAACCTGATAATATGGGTGCTGCCAAGACTTATTTGTTGAATCTAGGAATAAAAGGTTTTGGTGAAAAATCCGTAGAGAAGGTACTAGAATATTTCGGTATTCGTATTTTAGAAATTTTACGGGAAGAACGTCCAGAAGAGATTAAAGATGTTCCAGGTCTCCGAAAGAGTGTTAAGGATGAGCTATTCAATACCTTACTTGGCGAAGGTATTTTATCTGATTTAAATCATTTTTTTGAAAGTCATCACATTTCATCGAAATGGAGTCGTATTGTATATACCTATTATGGTGTGCAGTCTGTCGCAGTTATAGAGGATAATCCTTATACATTATTACGTGTAGCACCGGATATGCTTTTTGGTACGGCCGATACACTAGCAGAGCATCTTGGTATTAATGGTAGTGATACACGCCGTTTAGAGGCTGGTTTAGAATGGATTCTACGTAGTCTAGATAATCAAGGTCATACATGTTTACCAGTAGACCAACTTATCGGTCGACTTGACGATTTATTACAAACTGATGTAGATGATATTGCGAACTTTATTGAAAGCCTGCTGGAACAAGGTGCACTGTATAGTACGTATTATGAAGATATCTTATATATCTATCCGCCAGAGATGTATGTTTCTGAAGTGGAAGGTGTCCACTATACTCGTGAGTTTCTATTAGAAGCTGATCCAATAGCATTAGATATTTCTAGTTTTATTGAAAAGTTTGAACGAGACAACTACATTATCTTTGGTGATGCTCAAAAAGAAGCTATACAGCTCTCATTTTTTGAAAAGTTTTCTCTTATAACTGGTGGTCCTGGTACAGGTAAAACAACTATCATCAAGGCACTAGTAAAAGGTTTCCAACTCGGTGGATTGGGGCGCATTATACTTTGTGCTCCTACGGGACGTGCTGCAAAGCGTCTGACCGAGGCCACTGAGTTTGAAGCTACTACAATTCATCGTCTATTGGTACCTGTTCAAGGTAGTGACTCCTATGACTTTACAAAGAATGAAGATGATCCTCTAGATATAGATGTTATTATCATCGATGAAGCATCTATGCTTAATGTGCGTTTATTCTATTCTTTGATGGCTGCTATTCCAAAGGAAGCCCATGTCATTATTGTGGGTGACGTAGATCAATTACCACCTATAGGTGCTGGGTTCGTATTAAAAGATTTATTAGATAGTGATTGTGTGCCCTATACACGACTTAATCAGATTTATCGTCAAAGCTCTGGTAATACTATCGTTGAAAGTGCTTACGCAATTAACCGTGGTGAAATGCCTAACCTGGAAGGTGTGAGCGAAGAGTTTTCTTTTATTCCTGTTAAATCTTATGATATGATGATGAAAGCCATCATTGATGTATATAAACGTGAACAAGAGACGATAGAGGATGAATTAGATATTCAAATTATTTCTCCTATGCGCCGTGGTGAAGCAGGTAGTACATTGATTTCACAATATGTACAACAAGCCGTAAACCCTCCAGACAGCTATAAGGGAGAAGTTCGTGTCAATGGTATTACGTATCGCGTTGGGGATAAGGTTATTCAAATTCTCAATGATTATGAGTTAGAAGTGTTTAATGGCGAAATTGGCGTTATCTATGCTATTACGCGGACCGATATTTGTATCCGATTTATCCATAAAGAGGTCCGTCTACCTATCGATGAAGCACATATGATTATGCCTGCTTATGCTATTACAGTTCATAAGAGTCAAGGTAGTGAGTATGGTGTAGTTATTATTCCATTTGTTCCACGTTATGGTGGTATGTTACAACGTAATTTGTTGTATACTGCTGTTACACGGGCAAAGCGTAAAGTAATCATCGTTGGTACTACGAGCGCAGTTGAACGTGCTGTGCGTACTGTTAATGCCGATGAACGTTACACATTGTTTAAAGAACGACTACAAGGGAGATGTGATTCGTAA
- a CDS encoding ComF family protein — protein MSLWDFLFPPVCPHCGAPVATQGDWCKACFTDLLHIRHVPHKFLHYVDDVCVLAEYRGGLKSMIYDVKFNEKKEQSKGAAPFLVSYNFYMKYNESNIVNSNCKIMYDYIVPVPSSEKKKAKRGYNQVDLFFFEWAHSLWEIDRKNFKWLDCIYKFDTSRDMWGLTNKERHQNIDDAFVICADYKDIDFTNKNILIVDDIYTTGATIEAVAKVLQKHKALRVDALTLASGSF, from the coding sequence ATGAGTCTTTGGGATTTCCTATTTCCACCTGTATGCCCTCACTGTGGTGCTCCTGTGGCAACACAAGGGGATTGGTGTAAAGCTTGTTTTACAGATCTATTACATATTCGTCATGTACCACATAAATTTTTACACTATGTAGATGATGTATGTGTGTTGGCCGAATATCGTGGTGGTCTAAAGTCTATGATTTACGATGTAAAATTTAATGAAAAAAAGGAGCAGTCCAAAGGGGCCGCTCCTTTTTTAGTATCGTACAACTTTTACATGAAATATAATGAGTCTAATATTGTGAATAGTAATTGTAAAATTATGTATGATTATATTGTTCCTGTACCGTCTAGCGAAAAGAAAAAAGCTAAGAGAGGATATAATCAAGTAGATTTATTCTTTTTTGAATGGGCTCATTCTTTATGGGAAATAGATAGAAAAAACTTTAAATGGTTAGATTGTATATACAAGTTTGATACTTCTCGAGATATGTGGGGATTAACAAATAAAGAAAGACATCAAAATATTGATGATGCCTTTGTTATATGTGCTGATTATAAGGATATTGATTTTACCAATAAGAATATATTAATTGTTGATGATATATATACTACAGGTGCCACAATTGAAGCTGTAGCAAAAGTCTTACAAAAGCATAAAGCGCTACGCGTTGATGCCCTTACGCTGGCTAGTGGTAGTTTCTAA